From Maniola jurtina chromosome 7, ilManJurt1.1, whole genome shotgun sequence:
ttatacagttttattactcTCCTGTAAAGAGACTTTTTGACTTACACACAGTTAGAACTTCACTGATGATATGTCCCACTCCCTGGCCCTTTTTGCACATTTTTACtaataatgattaaaaatttaaaaaaaaaaactaggcatCTCTGAAATCTGGCAAATAGGGTTTGTGAGAGGAGGAACTAATACTCTCCCCATTTCCCATAAATTTTCAGTGGAGGTAACACAATTCAAAACTTTTACAACTTTTCCATAGAGCTATAGAGAATTTTTCACTGTTTTTACTAATATGTAAACAGATTGcataaaatttattcattatACATATGTGATatataacaaaagttatttttcagGTGTTGATACAACAACAGCAAGCCAAAATCAATGAACTAGTGAGCAAAGCGCAAGTGGAGACCATACAGATAATGGCGGAGGAAAACAACATAAGTCTCTCAGAACTTGATAGCATATTGCAGCCGATCATTGACACTTGTACTAAGGATAGCATTTCAacaggtttaattttttttaaatatgtatatctgAAAATTAACTTGATTGTTGTGAGTAGTATTCCTAGTTATTGTTTATTATGAAATGTATAGAATAACTGCCTGTTAGATGAAATAATTTTTGGCCGATTGTTAAaatctattaaataaaattgcaatACTTAATTTGTGATTAATGACTTATGATAGGGATCACTACATCAAAGACCTTAATTTTACTATCCCTCTAATAAGTAGTATAGTAAAATTAAGATGTCTTTCATAGTAGtagcaaaaaatataattctGATAACTATTATTGTTTGAATGTATTATGAACTTAATAATACTATGTACCGATTGTTCCAGGAAAGGGTTGGATATTGCAACATGCAACATCGCATGATGCAGGCAAAGTGATATCACAGCATCTTCTGAGAAAAGTCACTCAGCCAGGTGCTCCCTTCACACAGAAGCTTCACATCATTTACCTCATCAATGATGTTCTACACCACTGGTTAGTATACACCTTACTATTGGTAGTTTAAGCTTCAGGGGTTACATCTCTAAAACAAACTGAACACGGGTGTCTGGCACAATGTGTTAATACTTTCTTGTAGCTTTTTATTTACCTTCATTTATTTGTGTTAATTTGATCTATTATTgcaatgattttaaaatttcctCATAgattatacaataaaactattcaattccttatattattaactagtcACACAAAACTACTTTTCTCCATTGACAGTTTAAGTCTTCCATGTCAAATCGACCCAGTATCCACCAAAACGGAGATAGACATGGTATGGTTAAGCAGACCATATCAGATTATTTGTTATTGATTGATgaagtgataattttttttatattatcatcAATCAATGAATAATCTAATTGGTTTGTTGAACACGTCTCTGCTTTGCTTCGCTTAAGTGATACTGGGCCTTAAGCTTTGTACGAAATCAtgataattgtttatttatatatataagaaacaacaggctttgattttaaataatgaatatattaagTTGAATATAATGATTCAAGTGCTtatcaaaattaatattaattgtgaattaaaaattaagcTATGAGGGATTTCTTGGGATTATTTTAGATGTGGGAGACAAAACTGTTGCACAGACAAAAGTAGCAGTTGATGCCGCGCGTCTTTACAGTTTCCTTATATTCCTTCTACtgtgcttaattttttttgtaataatgaatataaaatgtaaatttttttttcataaaaataattgtaaactcagaaagtttttatatatttcatgaCCGTTGCATTCACTCCCGAAATTCGGTGTCTATGATACGATTATTCCTAATTACAGTGCACGCAAAAACGCTGAAGATCTCaagaaaaatttggaaaatgtGGTGGTTCCAATGTTTTGCAATGCCAGTATAGGtaacatatttataataatgtcCTCAAAGAATTTAGGTCTCTTGTCTGATTGTGCATACTCATCAACACTTACTAGATGTAGACACATCATCAACTGTGGTTCACCGCACAGGTAACTTGCTTGATTCAGCTCGGCTGCTGCGGCAACGTCGTAATCCTTCCGCTGTTTCAGCCGTCACCGAGGAGCAGGAGGCTAAACTGAACAAGCTGCTGCGGCTCTGGGAATCTAAGTCCAACTACTTCGACGCGGccgtcattaaaaaaatgaagaGCCCCACGAGCTCCTATCAAGAGTACCAAAACAACCTGATCGCCCAGCACTCTAATGCCATTGCACATTTGACGCAGCAAACTAAATCCACATTCGAAAAGTATGTATTTTTCATttagcacaattttttttaacatatcaATTATATTTCTCTAGTGCTTTTTATATCATTCCAGAATTTAGGGAGCTAATTATTCTAAAATACCAGCAGGTAAATGATGAGCAAACTGTTTGGCAGTTTCTTTTACATTAACTGAATTTTCAGCTACCAAACCCAGCATCAAGCCTTTGTCGCGCACACAATGCAGCAAATACAACAGATGGAAATGCAGAAACACGCGCTCGAACTCAACAATCAGGAACAAAACAAAGAAAGCCAACAACAGAACAATGTCCAGCCGCAGTTTCCAAACAACAATTTCAACGATCAGAGCTACCAACAACACACACATTCAGGGTATGACCAGAACTTCAATTCTGGTCACCAACAATACGGCAGCGAGAGTGGAGACAACTATCCTTCCAATAATAGCATAAGCGGGAATGAAAATAGCTATGACAGCCAAACATTCGACCAGATCACAAGTCAAAAGACGCAAGAGAGCACAGAAGAACCTGATCTATCAAACCTCCCAAACGTAAACTTCTCACAACCTCCCCCCGGCTTTGAACCTCAAGAGCCTCCCCTGTTAGCATTCCAAAACGGTCTTCCAGATCTGAGCAAACCCCCACCTGGATTCCTTCCATTCCCCGAGATTAATATTGAAGACTTAATGCCATCTGTACCTTATTTCGAATTGCCAGCAGGGTTAATGGTACCACTCATTATGGTAAGTCATGTTTTTACCATAGGATGATTCCATTAGGAgtgttttttaatgtaaatacaagataatattctgatttggcttaaatagtattattatggCTTAAATAGTATTGGTTGCAGACAACCATGCTAATGAATATTAAACTGCGAGAATTGGTCtggccgattttgataagaAATATCAAATCTAGGAGAACTTACTAAGAAAAATTgtgttaatatttttatcttttaactTGTGAGATAATGAAGATCAAAGTGTGTTTGACTGCTCCAAGATTTTGTTAAAATCACAACTGGGTTTGACATCACTAGACCTAGTGCTATTGTCTTCTTGCTCTTATACTCTTATATGCCtcaaaatgtataaataattcaaaagccAAATTAATCCTTACAAACtgcagcccggctagcatgggcagtagataaaaattatatccactgatttctatgacatcagtggatataatcgggggatataatttttatctactgcccatgctagccgggcagggcTCCCTTTAATTCACTAAAAGCTCAAGTTAAAGTCTAAGGTTAAGTGCTTGTAAATGTTTCTTTCTATGTAGAGAAAGAATTACCTTACCTTTTGTTTCTAGTTGGAAGACGACAGATACAAACCATTAGACCCTGCGAAGATTCGGTTACCGCCTCCCGCAGCGCCCAACGAGAGACTGCTCGCGGCTGTGGACGCTTTCTACGCCTCGCCCAACCACGAAAGACCCAGGGACAAGTAAGTATGCACAGGATTTGGCAGAGCGCTGTTCTGCAAGACATTTTTCagcgtcatcatgatcaaaccagaaatgaggagatcgcTAAAAGAACTAGAAAAAACTGACATAATTTAAccgcacatagttcgaaaaacctagACCTTGAGGATCCTAATTTACTAGAATGTCAACCTCGCACCGTAAGGCGCAGCGTTGGAtttgatattatacatataaatctGAAAGTTCCACAACCACAACACATGACGTTCTTTCCAGACGCCCTTACAGATtagtttgttaaagtttaagggtatctggcagggggttgccacaatACTAAGTACTTTGACGAACACCTTTGTTAACACAACCAAACACCATTATCTCCCAAAGTCACTATGATCCAAACCTCaaagtcgctgatcgttcctccctgtttTGGGGGCATTATGTATACAAACTTtcaggttttataaaataacgaaggtctggcactcgcgAGCTCTTAGCCCATTTGCATATTTAGCCATTCTTTAATTGACTGTGTACAGATTTGTCATCCTGAGGGTTGTTGCTATCACGAATTCCTATGGTgacctaatttatttttatatatttttaaagttatatcTATAGAAAAATAAGAAATGTCCTTATTGACGGATACGGATTGGCACTTCAATTTGATGCGCGCCCGACATATTGCTAACTTTATATTTCATATTCTGTTTAACTTTCACAGCGAGGGTTGGGAGAAATTAGGTTTATATGAATACTACAAAGCGAAAAACGCAGCTCGAAAGAACAAAGAAGAAGCCATCGCCCAAGGCTTGAGACAGAGGTCCAAGTCGCCGAGCCCTATTCCTAAAGACTTACAAAAACAACCCACCCCACCCGGCAGAAGATACAGGTAcaaaatattcatcatcatcatcatgacccatcaccggcccactactgagaaccggtctcctctcagaattcaTGAGGAGggttttacttaaaaatattaccaataaactggcccaccagtttggcgagcgataatattatagatcctttgttaaattattttgattaaataaattaaaaaaaaaaacctattactGATTCCTATTAGTGATTTCCTATTACTGATTTTAaacacgtttttattttattttagtaataacGCTAGGTGTTTTTACTACATTATCGTTCCTCTTTAGGTCATTAAGTAAATCGCCAGAAAAGATGTCGCCGAAAAAGTCAAAATCGCGATCGCCTTCACCGAGAAGAAAAAACACGTGGAGGCGAGACAGAGATAGAGAGAGTAAGTCTAaagttaagttatatttttatttctcatttcATAATGTAACCTTGTGGCCTTTGAAAGTAGTTTGGATAGATGGGGGAGCCgacacaaaaatcaaaaaatttaaaatttcaagctctaaatttacttaaaaataggaaaaaatttcacataattgaatacatgtttcaaataaaccaatttttcgtATTGCCATTTAATGTATCATATTTGCAAAGACTATTTTGTGCATTGCGTGGCTACTTATTGCAATTTGGAgtgatgtttattatttttttaatattagatcaaataaatggattgttaccaaaactatATAAATAGATTCGTTAAAGAACATAGTTTTTGAATGAAGTTATTctttattcaatacaaaaaatcGTGTTAAACTAGCCATATAATTTGTGAAAATTGGCAACAGTTCTTTTTTTACCCATTGTGTTACCCACCCTGTATGTTAATCCAGGCTATAAtttatctctattccaaatttgggccaaatgcgtccagtagtttttgcgtgaaagagtaataaacatacacacatacacacaatatAGGACAGATTTGATCTCGAAAAAATATACCCAGTAACTGAGTAAGAAACTGATTTATAACTCTTAACGTTTACAAAAGCCTATTGTAATGCAAAGTAGTTTCAGTCAGGCTTTAAAACaactttgttatattttaatttgagaACCACTTGaccgttttaaaatattgttcatGATGAGATGTCAAGTTTGTGTGCCTTTGTTCTGAGCTAGTTCTTATTTTCCACTGGTTTTATGGTGTAGGGACTTCAGATTTTTATTCTATAGGTATAATGTGAAGAGGTTGAAATACTTTGTTACAAGATTTTTGTCACAGGAAgattatttaattgtattttaatattatgttaggcACTAACATATAAATAAGATTCTAAAACCTACTATATTGGTGGAGGAatcatatataaataaattatgtaaatgtaataataatgataGTAGAGTAATTTTTGAGAAAAATGTTCGCTAAAACTTAGTAAAAAAGTAGCCACAACCATCTCTGGATTACAAAGTATTTCTAAATTTGTTTGTTCTTTTACATTagtagtatggatatggaatggatagtatggattaatattcCTTCAACAGGTCGCAGAAGATCTCGGTCGCGCTCGCGGTCTCGCTCGCGCAGTCGGTCGCGGGAGCGCGCGGAGCGGCACGCGGCGCGCGACGCGTCGCCGCCGCGCTCGAGGCGCGTCGAACGATCGAGGTCCCCCACTCCTCCCAGTTTTCTGTGAGTACCATTCATCAACTCCCGGATATAAGGACATAGCTCCGAGGCGATGGCGATGAACGGGTATATTTTGCGACGAGGGAAAACGATACTCAGTGGCGTTCCAACGGCAGCCAGTCGGTCAAAGGAAACCTTATCAAACAACACCTAGGTCCATTAAGGTAAACTCTTGAGGAATTCTCGTGGTACCATGTCAAGACAATAGCCAAAGAAGAAACTGCTGCAGTCTTAAGTTCTATGGGGGAATAATAGAACTCGACCAGTTAATTAAGTTAATTGTAAGTTATATCAAAAAATTCTTGTTTAGAATGGCTAATGCAGTAGGATAACATAGATTGCTGGTGCTTAACCTATGCACCACCTTTATTGATTTTTAAGGGTCCGTACCTccaaaggaaaaatggaacccttataggatcactttgttgtctgtctgtctgtcatgaaaacctatatggtacttcccgttgacctagaatcatgaaatttggtaggttgGTGGGTTCtagcacaaataaagaaaaaaaatccaaaaactgaatttgtggatatatcatacaaaaaaaaaacgaaaaaatcaattcactaaatcacacaTAGAtagcgcagaccgttattaacttgcagagctCTATATAAagatgttaggtatatcttgcatgatggtacggaaaccgtcgtgtgcgagtccgacttgcacttgaccagtttttgttGACTGTTCAACAGAGGTGGCGTATACGCCGGCCCCTCGCAACAGACGCTCGACTCCAGCAACAAGGGGCACCAGCTGCTGCAGAAGATGGGCTGGAGCGCGGGCGGGCTGGGCGCCGCGGGGCAGGGCATCGCCGAGCCCATCAGCGGCGGCGCCGTGCGCGACAAGCAGGACCAATACAAAGGTGAGCGCTCCCTTTGCGACACACGCACCACTCTGCCAACGAGGGGAGATGGCTTggctttatattatgtatagcaTACATTTGCATAATATGGATCTCTAcatttgtagggttccgtacctcaaaaggaaaaccttataggatcacttggttgttgttgttgtttgtctgtccgtctgtcatgtctgtcaataaaacttaaagggtactttccgttgacctaaaatcctgaaatttggcaggtgggtaggtcttatagtacaagtaaagccttcaggttagcccgctcccatcttaagaatacatcatcacttactactaggtgaaattgcagtcaagggcttgtaagaacttgtaaaaaaaaGGATAATAGTAGTACAAATAGAATgaattagattttattaatatttttttatttggttcAGGAGTTGGAGTGAATTTGAATGACCCCTACGAAAACTTCAGAAAGAACAAAGGTGCAGCATTTATTACAAGAATGAAGGAAAGGGCACTGGAGCGGTCAACGTGATCACCGTAGTCTTACGCTTAGGATGTAAATGTGTACATGCAATTGTGTGAATGAAATATGGTTTATTTTATCTAAATCATCTTAATAAAGATATAtgaattttacttaattttattaaatacaaagACTTCTACATTTTGAattgtcatatttattttaacaaaatacttGAATAGAATCATACTTAGTTTTAAAGCTCAAAATCATCCTCATAGTTGTCTTTGAATTCTGCCAGCTTATCTAAACTTTCTTTGTAATCGGCTTCCTCAAGGCCCTGCTCTTTGAATTTATGTAGTTTTGCAAATTTAATCCTACTAACATCTCTGTGCAGTTTCTCAATCATGTCAGCCATAAAATTACCATTGTGGTAGCCCGCTATTACTGGACAGCTTTCTACTTTTTGTGGCTGATTTTCAGTTTTGACAAACCCATATTCATTAAGGTTATCAGAGAAAATATTTGGAAATGGTGTTTTCAGTTCTAACGGTTTCTCGCATACTGTAACATTTGTAGCGGataaaaagttattagcttGGAAATACAATTCAAACATTTCTTTTACATTACTGCACCTGTATGCCGCAAGATTCATTTGTTCTTTGGCTTCTTTCAAGGGTGCCTTTAAGTAGGATTCTGGAATTCCTCTCACAGTAATTAGCTGGAATATTTTATCTGTGGCAATCTTACAGCTGGGTGTAATAGAAGTGTAGAGAGGTTTTGTGGTAGTATTTAAATGATCGATTAGATATTCAGATTCATTTATAGCAAATGGCATCCCAAGCGATGCTGCAGCCATCTTTCTACCATACCCAGTCATATCTGCACATACATCAGACATTGTATGAAAATTACTTTTATGTCTATATTTTTGACTCAATGTGTCTATAGCAGATGCGAGTATTGAAGAGGAATGATAATATTGTTCTGGCTTATAGTTAATGTAGTCAAATACTCTAGGGTTGCCCGGCTTCCTCCATCCTTTCTCACCAGTACATAAAGGCACAAACATGGTGGCATGTTGTGACAACTCTTCAATAGATAGTGCCATATTAACTAATCTTATTGAGTCTCTTAAAGTTGATTTTTCTCTTTCATCTTCAgttgacatattattatctgcAAAATGGGATGCTACTATAGGATATGCAAGAATACTTTTGGTGTACTCATCAGTCAAGTATTCTATACATCCCAGGGCAAGGCCAGAGAAACCATCGGTGCAATCGAAGTTTATATGGAACCCCTGTATACTGTCACATTCCTCCACATATTTTCTGATTTTATCAGAAAATGTTTCTCCAAAATCAGATTTCCATAGTGACCTGCCAGAACAGCTGtagtcaaagctttcctgaaacAACATCAACAGAAAACTATATCAAAAATTAACTTATAAAGAAAATTTGAGCAAACAGCTTTGAGAAAGGACTATTGTGACATGACAAAATAATCTTTAATAACTTAACAAAAAACATAGTATTAACAAGCTAATAGTGTTAGGCCCTGTAAGAAGTTAttaattaaaagttattaatagacatttgaatatattatacatttgcttataaaataatataaaacaaatctTACATTTTCATCTCCATGCTGATATTCTTTTATAACATTAACTGTACGGGAATGAAATCTAGGATATAGGTAGTCAGTCCATGTTTTTACATCTTGTTCTAAATTATATTGTTTCTCTTTTATATTGGAAGAAATGTCATCATTAATGTCCTTCAAGAATTCGTTTTTACTGGCAGCTGGTTCCTCAATCTTCTCTACAGTATTCCACGGAAGATCCTCTTCTACTTGAGATTCTTCTAAACCTCCCGAGGATGGCAATGTGTTCAAAGAGCCTTTCAAATCCGCCAAAAGCAAGCGAGGGGTATAGGTTACCTCTCCGGTCGAGGTCTGACCTTCCCGATATAAAATATCATGATTGCATTCCGCTTTTACTGTACCAGTGTAGTCGAAACTTAATTCCTGTATATTCCAGAAATGTGCTCCTACATAGTTGGAATAATGACCGAACTGTAACGTTAGTATTTCGCGGGTGGACATGATATTGTATGGCTGAAGTTCGAATGCATGTATGGAATGATGTGGAATTCAAGTACCTATCACGTAAAATTActagataattatttatatacacAAGTTAAAATTATTGAATGAATCAAGaaataacaacaaaacaaaaaacaaagacCAGTTGCGAAAGGCACAGACAAGGAATTGGCGAAAGAAGGGCTGTGGCACAGActacactcttttttttttctttaaatctggctttactctgattagccaatgtcaagtttgtgatactttcaagttattgaatctatacaagcacggactccgtctgcgccggcgcccgccgacacacgcgcggcgcccctttagagcgcctcccagtcagttccaccaccaaaaaacaccaaccaacacaaaaaccagccaccctcaacaaaaaaaaaaactccaaacaagcacagcacgcgcgccagcaaacgccatcgcagacgaagtccaagacTACACTCTACAGAGCATAAATGTTCCGTGTTACAATCTGTGGACTTCTCTTTTTGGCGAGGACAAAGAGGCGCgtattttaaattagaaaaattcATTTGTTTTccaattaggtatattaaaaaatcGTGTTGGCTAGCTAATgtagaaggaaaacatcgtgaggaaacctgtatccCTGAAAGCTGTATATGTTctggtgcgtgaagtctgccagcgtgatggactatgggcCTAAACCATTCTGATTCTGGGAGCAGACCCGTTCTCCGTATTAGGTAGCGATGAAGATGTTATAGAAAACTGCCGGCTAATAGCGACCGCATCAGTGACACTGACGGAAAAATACCGTACGAATATTATCATTGAGTGGAGAGAATAGGTAGCACGACATTTTTATGGTGTCCAAACGTGTGGATCGGACAAGTGTGTATGCTTGCCAACGCTTTGGAGAGTTCCGATTGGCAGGCAAGCCATCTATGGTGTTTGCCACAAGCATCTGGCGGCACCATTACAATTTTCTGTCATGTAGGTATGGGACAAAATCATCTTCAAAACCCCTGCTACGTATTTGTCTATTCATACGCGATAATCTCagaaactaatttttttttgatgaggCAGATTTAGCTGTTGCATAATTTATTAAAGGATAAGTTGAAGTTGATCAGACTGATGCTTTGGTCAATTGAGCCGGTAAGCTTTCCTGCTGCAATTTGAGTTAAGCAGGTACTACAAAATAGAGAACTAAAGTCAGAAAAAATGGTaggtatagaaaaaaaaaaccattttatgtttatttcatttttattaccaaaaaattattaaaaattcaactTAGATCGCTTAGTACTATCGCTAATCTACCTACTAAACTAATCTATCTTGAATCTTCTACCCTTATAACTAAAAACTTATTCAATATGGATGTTGAAATACTGGCAGTGGAAAAATACATTTcttgtttataatattgtacaGAATCATAATTACTATTCAGCTATTCTGCCGTCTTTTGTAAAACGCGGCTAACCATATAAAGTAGTTTGTGACTTAACCGCAAAAAACATGGGAATCatcagttttcaaaaatcccttctgAAAactcaaaaagtatttttttggaGTTAGCcgctttttagaaaaaggaCGACAGTATTGTGTAAACGTGACCAATAAATGTTATACATgggatattattttattgcaaaaatGTATTAGGTATGTTCTTAGTAATTAGATTTGGCTGTATTAATAAgtgataataaaatcattaacaCTTAATTTCATATTAAAGCGTTAGTAAATTGAAAGCAAGGTTACTAGTAGTCATCTAATATAGAGAATGTATTTACAAAATTGCACACTTACATAATCAAACACAAAACTATTCTAATTTATCCGATctatgaagtaggtacctacccaaggAATAATCTAATTtctgtaggtactttaaaaatataattaatcgtGCCGCTATAGTCTACCTCAAACCTACATTTAGATCTTTCTACTGaaagtaaatattttcatacatccACGCATACATGAAAGACGCTTGCCTGACAAAAAGGGTGCGCTTCCACTGAAGCCGAGCGGAGTGGAAATGTGTTTGCTTGTGTAGTTTTGTTGCGTAATGTGCGCGCGTGTTCgatcaatcagattattgatacCCAGATTTGTCTATTTAACATATTATATCTGGTCCACTCCGTTTCAGTGGTAACGTACCCGATAGCCCGGTTTCCACTTAAGGGTGCGTGTCCACTAAAGTGGAGCCGAGATATGTTGAGCAGACAAAACAGATTATTGTTAGATGCCGTTATAATTTTATTCCGTCATCTGACAGAAATTTGATTGGTCTACTCCACTACGCATCTCCactccgctccgcttcagtCGGCATTGACCTAAGTGGagataatctgattggtcagcTGAACTAAATGCTTTCTTACGCTTAAGTGGCTACCGAGTCCCTGATTCTACAATTCACCatcaattttactttttattaatacTTTTTCTATAACAAAACTTACTAAGACTCTCATCTGACAAAATTACTATTGGCtatttaaatacaaaagtgtttCTAGGTCTATTCTGTTCCTCATActttaatcttaaaaaataaatgggaacccacagaattttaaaatcatGAAAACAGTAAATATATACGGAATGACGTAAGATATTTAAAGGCAGCCTTACCTACTTGTACCTTTTTATAACTGAAATTAATACTATCATGTCAATAAATATTAATCTGGGAAATAATAAACGAAAAGGAATTATGTTTATTCACATTCTGGTGGGTTCCTAAGATTCTCTTATATTTATCGGCTGGAatcgatagtataatatttagTCATATATTACGTCAAATTTTAAGTGTCCACTAGCAACACAACTTGCAGAAATTGCTATTATGGTCAATTTTTTCTAGCTGAAACTAAGCCAAAATTGACTAGCTGCGAGTGTTCCCATAGAGCAAGTAATTTGCCAGAGCTAACTTTTGCTAGTTTCATTGCTAGTGGACAGGAACACTTGGCTCTGGTGAGATGTCTAAGgaattaaattatgtactttaTAAAATAATCGATCTTAATCAATACACAAAACGAACACTAACAATTCGAAGCAGTttatgtatataattatatatgtagtatataattatatgatctagatttttattaaaattcgaAGGTAACGCATAAACTTCTTGAATACTCCGAAGTTCTTGTTTACGCAAgtataataaacataaaaccTTCCGCAAAAAATACGCAGGGCGCATGTTCTGCTTCTCTTCTCCGCTGATATCCGATTTAGGGtacgtttccactgaagcggagtaTATAGCATAGCTCCTATGACGTGTTTTTGAatttcgaccaatcagattattgagggATGAGGTCATGTAATTATCacgatacctaataataatctGATCAGTCCATTGAGCACTTTTCGCTCTACTTCAGCGGAATCGCACGATAATGCTAGTTAGATGAAACGCGTTACATCACTCACTCACATCAGGGTTGGCAAATAATAGTTAGAAAAGAGattaaaagccgattcacacca
This genomic window contains:
- the LOC123867025 gene encoding protein misato, whose amino-acid sequence is MSTREILTLQFGHYSNYVGAHFWNIQELSFDYTGTVKAECNHDILYREGQTSTGEVTYTPRLLLADLKGSLNTLPSSGGLEESQVEEDLPWNTVEKIEEPAASKNEFLKDINDDISSNIKEKQYNLEQDVKTWTDYLYPRFHSRTVNVIKEYQHGDENESFDYSCSGRSLWKSDFGETFSDKIRKYVEECDSIQGFHINFDCTDGFSGLALGCIEYLTDEYTKSILAYPIVASHFADNNMSTEDEREKSTLRDSIRLVNMALSIEELSQHATMFVPLCTGEKGWRKPGNPRVFDYINYKPEQYYHSSSILASAIDTLSQKYRHKSNFHTMSDVCADMTGYGRKMAAASLGMPFAINESEYLIDHLNTTTKPLYTSITPSCKIATDKIFQLITVRGIPESYLKAPLKEAKEQMNLAAYRCSNVKEMFELYFQANNFLSATNVTVCEKPLELKTPFPNIFSDNLNEYGFVKTENQPQKVESCPVIAGYHNGNFMADMIEKLHRDVSRIKFAKLHKFKEQGLEEADYKESLDKLAEFKDNYEDDFEL